The genomic segment AAAAACTCTTTTCTATCTCCACCTCTGACGATTTCCGTATAGATTCTGCCGTCTTTTATAAAAAGTATTCGCTTACAATAACTCGCAGCAAATGCATCGTGTGTAACCATCATTATAGTTGCGGCTTCTTGCTCATTTAAGTCACTCATACATTGAAGTAAATCAGCAGATGACTTAGAATCTAAAGCGCCAGTAGGTTCGTCAGCTAGTATTAGCTTAGGTGTATTTATGATAGCTCTAGCAGCTGCTGTTCTTTGTTTTTCCCCGCCAGATATTTCATATGGATACTTATTTAGCAAATCATTTATGCCGAGGCTAGCTGATATCTGATCAACTTTTTGATTAATAGTTTTATGATTTACTTTAGATAATGCAAGTGGAAGCACTATATTTTCACGAACTGTCAATGTATCTAGAAGGTTGAAATCTTGAAATATAAAACCTAATTTGTTTTTTCTAAAATCAGACAATTTTTTTTCATTCAAACTAACTATTTCATCACCATCTATAGAAACTCTTCCGGACGTAGGTTTATCTATTGTAGAAATAATATTTAAAAGAGTTGTTTTACCAGCACCACTTGGTCCCATTATTCCAACAAATTCACCTCTATCAATTTCTAAGCTGATATCATCGAGAGCAGTGTAAAGATTGAACTTACTGCCATATACTTTTTTTAAATTTTGAGCTTTTAAAACACAAGTCATTTAAAATCCTCCTTCGAATAAATAGTAATCCTTATGAGACTATTTTACAAAAATTCAAACACTGTAGCCATCGCTTTTCCTAACAAAAGAAAAACAAAACTTACAATAATGTTATGATGATATTTTAGCTTTTCCTAAAAAAGAAAAGCTAAAACGTACAATATTGTTATGATCATATTTTAGCTTTTCCTAAAAAAAGAAAAACAAAGCTTGCAATAATGTAGTAGTCTATTAATCGCTTGCGAAGGCTTTTAGGTCGTCGTATAACTTGGGGAAGAAGATGCAAAT from the Tissierellales bacterium genome contains:
- a CDS encoding ABC transporter ATP-binding protein, producing the protein MTCVLKAQNLKKVYGSKFNLYTALDDISLEIDRGEFVGIMGPSGAGKTTLLNIISTIDKPTSGRVSIDGDEIVSLNEKKLSDFRKNKLGFIFQDFNLLDTLTVRENIVLPLALSKVNHKTINQKVDQISASLGINDLLNKYPYEISGGEKQRTAAARAIINTPKLILADEPTGALDSKSSADLLQCMSDLNEQEAATIMMVTHDAFAASYCKRILFIKDGRIYTEIVRGGDRKEF